A region of the Mycobacterium sp. NBC_00419 genome:
CGAACATCCCGAGGAGAGACAGACGTGACGGTGAAGCGGTTGGTCCTAGTGGTTGGTGCGGTGCTTTTCGCGGTCGGTGTCATCGCGCTGCTGGTGCCGGTGTCCACCACGGACGGTAACGGCGGCAGCATCGGCTGTGGCAACGCGATTTCGGCGGATCTGTCCGCGGCCCGGGAAGCCAACAGCAAGACGGTGGCTAACGTCCCGATCCTCAACCAGGTTGTCCCGCACGCCGATTACGTGGCGCAATGCCAGTCGGAGGTGTCGTCGCGGCGCGCCTGGTCGATCCCGGTCACCGTGGTCGGCCTCCTGGTGGGCGCCGGCGCATTGCTGGTCGGCGGCCGAACCGGCGTGGGTTCGCGGACTTAGGGTCGGTACCCCGGGATCAGCACGGTGCCGGGGTAGTTCACGTAGTACGAGATACAGATCGGCACGTGCCGGCAGGCGATGATCGCCCCGGCGTCGGGCGCGGATCCGATGACGCGGGTGGGCCGCTTGGGCAGATTGCAGTTCACGACGTACGGGTTGAGCGGGACGACTCCGTTGACGCAGTCCGGCGGTCCGGCGCTGGCGACCGCCTCCGGCGGCGTGAGCGTCTCGGTAGCAGCGGGCACCAGGGGCACGCTGAGAGCGGCGGCGGCTAAGGCGGCTGTCACGATGCGGCGGGCTCTCGGTTGAAGAACCATGATGGGCCCCATTCGTTGATCCGTGCTCTGCGGCGAGCACACTGTCGACGGTACTCCTGCACGCGCCGCAGTTAAGTGACACAGGGATGACGTCCGCATCGTGTTCACGTGAAGGCCGCCATGACTCTGAGCACCGGACTGTCGTTCGCATGCAGTGGCTCGACACCCAGGCCGGCTGGCCCTCGAGACGTGCTGAGCAACTTCAGGATTCGGTGCTGGCGTCGATCTCGGCCACTACCGGCGGGTGACCACCACCTCGCGGCTCATGGCGCGCCTGATCTGCTGTCGTCATCGTGGTGCTGATCCGGTGGCTGGTCGCCGAGGTGGTTTCCGGCGGCGCGCCCGGGCGCTTTGGCTGATCGACCTGGGCCGATAGGCATTCGTGAGGTCGATGCGGGTAACACCTGGACTTGACGGGGTACGGGGGTACTAAACTAGAACACGTTCCAGTCGATAACCGCCCGCTTTAAGGAGCCGGTCATGCACACTCCCCTTTGCGATGAGCTCGGTATCGAGTTCCCCATCTTCGCCTTCACCCACTGTCGTGACGTCGTGGTGGCCGTCAGCAAGGCCGGCGGCTTCGGCGTACTCGGTGCAGTCGGCTTCACGCCCGAAGAACTCGAGATCGAACTGAAGTGGATCGACGAGCACATCGGCGACCATCCCTACGGCGTCGACATCGTCATCCCCAACAAGTACGAAGGCATGAACGCCGACATGTCCGGCGACGAACTCGCCGAGATGCTCAAGAAGATGGTGCCCCAGCAGCATCTCGACTTCGCCAAGAAGCTGCTGTCCGATCACGGGGTCCCGACCTCCGACGCCGACTCCAACGCCCTGCAGCTGCTCGGCTGGACCGAGGCCACCGCCACCCCGCAGGTCGAGGTCGCGCTGCAACACCCCAAGGTGACCCTGATCGCCAACGCGCTGGGCACCCCGCCGGTTGACATGATCAAGCACATCCACGAATCCGGCCGCAAGGTCGCAGCGCTGTGCGGCTCCCCCGCGCAGGCGCGCAAGCACGCCGAGGCCGACGTCGACATCATCATCGCCCAGGGTGGCGAGGGTGGCGGGCACTGCGGTGAGGTCGGATCGATCGTGCTGTGGCCTCAGGTGGTCAAGGAGGTCGCACCCCGCCCGGTGCTCGCCGCCGGCGGCATCGGCAGCGGTCAGCAGATCGCCGCTGCGCTCGCGCTGGGCTGCCAGGGCGCATGGTCCGGCTCGCAGTGGCTGATGGTCGAGGAGGCGCACAACACTCCGGTGCAGCAGGCCGCCTACGTCAAGGCCACCAGCCGCGACACCGTGCGCAGCCGCTCGTTCACCGGCAAGCCCTGCCGGATGCTTAAGAACGACTGGACCGAGGCGTGGCAGACGGCGGGCAACCCCGAGCCGCTCGGAATGCCGTTGCAGTACATGGTTTCCGGGATGGCGGTCGCCGCGACCAACAAGTACCCCAACGAGACCGTCGATGTCGCGTTCAACCCGGTGGGTCAGGTCGTGGGCCAGTTCACCAAGGTCGACAAGACCGCGACGGTGATCGAGCGCTGGGTTCAGGAGTACCTGGAGTCGACCAGCCGGCTCGACGAGCTCAACGAGGCCGCGGCCGCCGTCTGACGGAAGCCGCTCAGCTGACTGGGTTGAACGAGCTTCCGTTGCCCCATTCGCCCGACGTCAGGTAGCCCGGCTGCCAGCCCTGTGCCCCCAGGCACAACATGGGCAGGCCGTCGGGCGACTGGGCGGCGGCCTGCGGGCCGGGGCACGGTGAGCCGACGGTCTGCACGCCGTAGAGCTTGTACGAGACGACCCACGCGCCGGCGTCGGCGGGAGAGCGGTCCATCCCGATCGTCGACTGGTTCGGAATCCAGTGGCAGGCCAACGGCTCGCCGCCGGGGCCGCGGCCGAAGATGAAGCGGTCGAAGCTGTAGCACGGGGCGTGCAGGTAGGCCTCGTAGTTGATGCCCGGCGGGTCACCGGCGAACGGGCCGTGGGGTTCGTCGGCTCCGGCGGACGGGGCCACACACAGTGCGGCGCCGGCGACAGCTGCTGCGGTAACGAGCTCGCGGAACATCAATCCACCCTCATCAATCGTGCGCTTTCGGGGCCCAGTGCCCCGCGGCCCTCCGCAGGTGAGCCTAGTGGTTGGGGCGCATTGACTACTGCTGAAACCGCAAAGGCGCCTTGATAGGCTGCGGCGATTGCATCGCCGGGGGAACAGGCTCACTCTGATTGCGTCCGGCGACGCGTGCCGGCGACCGCCGCCCGGCCCCGGGGGCCACGGATGACGAGGTATCGCCGCACCTGTCGAACTGCACGCAACGTCACAGCACGCGGTACCACCGTCGAGATGATCAGGAGTTGACCCGATGACAGAGGCCCAGTTCCGGGTCGGCGTGGCCGCCGATGGGACGACGCCTGTCGTGGCCGCCTCCGGCGACATCGATCTGGCCAACGTCCCGCAGTTTCAGGACGCGTTGACTCGGGCCGCCGAGGGTTCGGCGGTGCTGACCGTGGACCTGACGGCGGTCAACTACTGCGACAGTGCGGCGGTCCGCGCCTTGTTCAGCGTGGCCGCGGCCACCGACCTGACCATGATCGTGTCGTCCACCGGACCCATCATCACGCTCCTGGGAATCTCCGGGCTGGACCGAGTCGCCACCGTCGTCGCCAGGGAGTGATACTCAGCAATGCCTGTACCCAGCTTCCAGCCTCGCGACGATTCCCGTCCCGCTGAGCTTTTCGAGCGGATTCTGGAACGCATCCACCGCGACCTGCCCGAAGCCCTGGGCATGGCGATCACCGTCCACGACCGCCGTCTGGACGACGAGGTGGCAGTCGTCGCGGCATGGGGTGTCGGCCAGGAGATCGTGCAGGCGCAGCTGGCCGGCCTCGGTGGGCCCGTCGTGGATGCGTTCACCCACCAGGTCCCGGTGCTCAGTCTTGATCTGTTCTCCGACGACCGCTGGCCGGACCTGAACCTGCAGGCCGTGCTGGATCGCGCGCCCCAACACAGCGAGGTCTGGCGACGGGCCGCCGGCTCGGTGGCCGTTCCCGGCGTGTGGGAGGGCGACGGCACCGTGGTCCTGTCGTGCACATCGGACCGGCCCTCGACGGCAGCGACGGTGAACACACTGATCGGCTACGAACAGCTGGTGTCGGCAGCAATGCTCACCGTCGGCGCCCAGGACGGGACGGCAGTCGCCGACATGATGGCCGTGCTGCAATCCCGGGGCGCCATCGAACAGGCCAAAGGGGTCATCATGGGCGCGCTGGGATGTGACGCCGAAACGGCGTGGACGACCCTGCGCCGGGCAAGCCATGAATCCAACGTCAAGCTGCGGGTGCTGGCGGTGGCATTAATGGAGCTGATCAGTGGCTCGCCGGCCGAACAGCCCGCGGTCGGCGCACCGATCGTCCCCGACACCACGGCCCGCCAGGCTGCGCGCCTGTTGTGGGCGGTGCTGACCCACGCCCCCAAGCCGGGGTCATCGGGTCGCTGAGGCCGGCAGGTCGATTGTCGTGGTCACCGAGACGATCTGGGGATCCGGCGGTGCCGAGGAGAACCCGAAGCTCACCGCGGGCAGCAGCGGCGCCAGACCGCCGAGGTCGCGGCCCCCGAAGCTGCCGGTGGCGTTCACCACACGCCGGGACCGCCGCACCCCGTAGTACTCACGGCGGCCATTGCCGGCGCTGCCCGCGGTGCGCACGCCGGGCACGATCAGCCCGGCGACCGGGTTGATCGCGGCGAGCCAGCGAGGCTCGGTCGCCAGCCGGGCCGGCACCAGTCGCAGCAGCCTGTCGATCGGCGCAGCGCCGCCGAGCGTGACGACGAGCTGCAGGCCCGGTGCCCCGACCGTCAACTGCGCTGCGGTGAGGTCCGCGGTCACCTCGCCCAGCTCGATGCGGTCGAATTCGTAGGTCGAGGCGACGAAGTCGGCGATCTCGGCGCTGGGCGCCAGCAGGATTCGCTCATCGTCGGCGGTCTGGATCATCACGTCGGCGAAGGACCCGAACGGCGATACCGGCCACCGGCCGATGACCAGCCGCACCCCGGAGGCGGTGCCCAGCCCGGCGATGTGTCCGGTGAAGACGAAACGTTGCCCATTCACCAGATCGAGCGTAGCGATCGACGGGCAGTTCCGGCGCCGGGCAACTGACAAGCGAAACGCCGTCCGGCCAGCATCGAAATCCGCGGCGAAGGTGGTTCGCTTAGTGCACACACCCCTGCCGCCGGAGGAAGTCCCATGTCGGTCCACGACCCGCTCGATCAGGATGCGCCCACTGCGCACAGCGCAAAGGTGTGGGCGCTGACCGGTGCCGGCGCGGTCCTGGCTGCCGCCGGCCTGGTGATCGCAGTGACGGTGACGGCCGGCGCCCCCGACACGCTGCCTGCCGCCCAGGCGGCGCCCTCCACCACCGCGACAACGACCACCACGACCACAGCGCCCAGCACCACCGGAACCGCCACGACGACCACCACCGGGACGGCGACCTACAAGGCCGACAGCAAGGGGTATGTGAATACCAAGGCGCGCTGCGACGAACGCCAAACCCTGATGGCCTACGGTCGCACCGAGCGGTCGCTCGCGGTGATCTGTGTGAACCCCGACGCGACGTTGCAGTACCGCGGTGTGCGGCTGCGTGATGACGCCGCGATCCAGGTGTCGGCCAGCCGTGGGTCCGACGGCACGGTCGTGGCGAACAACGACGGCGTCACCTACTCCATCTCCCCCACGGTGTTCCTGGTCTCCGAGGGCGACAACGTGATCTACCGCGACTCGTGGCTCGAATTCCAGCAGCCGAGCTTCTCCGGTGAGAGCACCGCGACATCGGCGACGACGTCGGGCAGTGCGTCGCCCACCGTGAGCACCACGACCGTCACCGTCACCACCTCGGTCACGGCGACGACGCCGAAATCCGGTAACTGAAATCTAGGTGTTGCGCCCGCCGTTGACGCCGAGGATCTGCCCGGTGATGTAGCCGGCTTCCTCGGAGATGAAGAACGCGCACGCCGCGGCGATGTCCTCGGGCTTACCTATCCGGCGCACCGGTGTGGCGTTGATGTTGGCCTGGATGTCACCGAGATTGCCCCGTGCTTCGGCGTTGCGCAGCATCGGGGTGTCGATGAAGCCCGGCGGTACGGCGTTGACCGTGATGCCGGCCGGACCGTATTCCAGCGCAAGGCTTTTCGTCAGTCCGTTGACACCGGACTTGGCGGCCACGTACGCCGACATGTACGGGACGCCGGAGTGGGTGCTCGACGACGAGATGTTGACGATGCGTCCCCACCCGGCCTCGATCATGTCGGGCAACACGGCCTGGATGGTGTGGAACACCCCGTGCAGGTTGATGTCGATGATCCGCTGCCACTCTCCGAAGCTGATGTCGGTGAACCGGCGGAAGCTGTCCTTGCCCGCGGCGTTGACCAGGATCGTCACCGGCCCCAGTGCACCGCGGATCTCGGCCAGGGCCGCGTCGAGCTGGGCGCGGTCGGTGACATCGGCGACGTAGGAGAAGTCGCTCTCTGACGGGTTGAGGTCGACGACGGCCACGTTGTAGCCGTCGGCGCGTAACCGAGCGACGACCGCCGCGCCGATTCCCGAGCCGCCCCCAGTCACCACTGCTGTCCTGGACACGATTGTCTCCCTTCCGGCGACGGTGTCGCCGTGTGCACGAATTGTCTTGGTGGACTAGTGAGTTCGGCGCGGCGTGCGCAGGCCGAGCGTGCGTCTGCCGGATTCCACCAACTGCCGCTGCAGCCAGTCGCGGTCGCCGCCGCGTCGGGGGTCGGCTGAACCGGCGAGCCCGGCATAGGTGAAGCGGGCCCGCATCAGCCCTTCCGGGCCGGGGTCGAGATCGGCGAACAAAGCGAGTTGACGCGCGATCATGTCGGTCCAGGTCCGGTTGGACTTCACCACGCTGTGGACGCCGGGGTCGTTCGCCAGCACCGCAACCAACATCGGGTTGTCGACCGCAACCCGCGCGTATCCGGTGAGCATCCGCTCGGCCCTGGCGTGTGCTCCGCGGTGCTTCTCGGCGTCCTCGACGATGGTGGTGATGGCGGCGAAGATCGGTTCGAGCACGGCGGTCAGCAGTTGCTCGCGGGTCCGAAAGTGATGGTAGATAGCAGCTTTGGTGATGCCAAGCTCATCGGCGATCATCTGCAGCGATGTCCCCGCGAAGCTGTGGCGGATGAACAACGCGATCGCGGCGTCGATGAGCCGCTGCCGGGTGTCGGTCTGCGGACCGCTGGCGACAGCTGTGGCGACCATGGTCGACATCTCCCCGTGTGGCTTGCCGATCGGCAAGGCGGCTACTTTACGATCGGCTAGCAATCTACCATACGATCGGCTAGCATCGACCTAGCCGATCGTATGGGCGATCGCCCGGCACAAGGACAGTTGATGACTGACGTCGACAACCTGGACTTCTTCATGGACCGCGACGTGGTCGCCGACCCCTACCCCTATCTCGAAGCCCTGCAGGCGCGTTGCCCGGTGGCGCGCGAACCGCACCACGGGGTGTGGATGGTGACGGGCTGGGAGGAGGCCAGCGAGGTGGCCGGTGACGCCGACCGGTTCTCGTCGTGCATCTCGGTCACCGGTCCGTTCCCCGGCTTCCCGGTTCCGGTGGAGGGCCGCGACAACGTGGCCGAACTCATTGCGGCACATCGCGATGAGCTGCCGTTCAACGACCAGTTGCCCACGCTCGACCCGCCGGTGCACACCGACCACCGTGCGCTGCTGATGCGGCTGATCACACCCAAGCGCCTCAAAGAGAACGAAGACGCCATGTGGACCATGGTCGACCGGGCGCTCGACGATTATCTGACCGGCCCCGGTGCAGAGTTCATCTCCGGTTTCGGCCAGCCGTTCACCCTGATGGTGATCGCCGATCTGCTGGGTGTGCCCGATGCCGACCGTGACGAGTTCCTCGCCGAGATGCAACGAGGCGACCACCACGGTGGCGGTATCGGCAGCGTCAAGGGCGAGAGCCTGGCCCAGTCGCCGCTGGAGTACCTCTACGAGAAGTTCAGCGCCTACGTCGTCGACCGTCGCGCCAATCCCAGCGGCGACGTGCTGTCGGAGATGGCTGCCGCGACATTCCCGGACGGTTCGATCCCCGATCCCGGGGACGTCGCCAAGGTGGCGGCGAACCTGTACACCGCAGGCCAGGAGACCACGGTGCGCCTGCTGAGCGCCGCCCTGCAGATCCTGGGTGACCGGCCCGACGTGCAGCAGATGCTGCGGGCCGACCGATCCAAGGTCGGCAACTTCATCGAAGAGGCGCTGCGCTACGAGAGCCCGGTCAAGGGTGACTTCCGGATGTCCACGCAGGCGGTCAGCCTCGGCGGCGTTCAGATACCGGCCGGATCCACCCTCATGGTCGTCAACGGCGCGGCCAACCGTGACCCGCGCCGGTTCACCGAGCCGGACACCTTCGATGCCGCGCGTTCCAACGCCCGCCAGCACATCGCGTTCGGTCGTGGCATCCACACCTGCCCGGGCGCCCCGCTGGCCCGCGCCGAGACCCGGGTGGCCATCGAGCGCCTGCTCGACCGCACCACCGACATCCGAATCAGCGAGGGCCACCACGGGCCGGCCGGCGCCCGCACCTACCGGTACGTGCCGACCTACATCCTGCGTGGCCTCACCGAGTTGCACCTGGAGTTCGATCTGCCATGAAAGCCCACATCGATGACGACCGCTGCCGTGGCCACGGCGTGTGCACCACGGTCTGCCCGCAGGTGTTCGCCCTCAATGACGACGGGTACGCCGAGGTGATCCTCGATGAGGTACCCGACGACCTCGCCGACAGCGCTCGAGAGGCCGTCGCGGCCTGCCCGGAGAACGCCATCACCCTCGGCTAGGTGCGGTCGTCGAGGCGTCGCAGTGTGCCCATAGAACAGGTTTCAGTTGGCAGTTTGCGACAAGCCGCCACGGTGCTCCCGTCTGTGGTGTAGGCATGGATGTCGGGCACTAGAAGACGTCGTATGGAGGTGCGCATTTCAATGCCCCAGCCCGGTCCCAATTTCCCCCCTGGTTTCGACTTCACCGACCCCGATCTCAACAACGAGCGACTGCCCGTCGAGGAGCTCGCCGAACTGCGCCGGGTCGCCCCGATCTGGTGGAACGAGCAGCCCAGAAATGTCGGCGGTTTCGACGACGAGGGCTACTGGGTGGTCAGCAAGCACAAGGACGTCAAGGAGATCTCGCGGCGCAGTGACGTCTTCTCCAGTCTGGAGAACACCGCCCTGCCGCGTTACCCGGACAACTCGGCCGTCTCGCACAAGGACACCGGCCAGTTCATCCTGCTGAACATGGACGCGCCGCATCACACGCACCTGCGCCAGATCGTCTCCCGCGCGTTCACACCGCGGGCCGTCGAGACGCTGCGGGCGAATCTGGCCGAACGGGCCCAGGCGATAGCCAAGGCCGCCGCGGCGGAAGGTTCCGGCGACTTCGTCGAACAGGTCTCGTGCGAGCTGCCCCTGCAGGCCATCGCCGACCTGATGGGTGTCCCCCAGGACGAGCGCAAGAAACTGTTCGACTGGTCGAATCAGATGGTCGGCGAAGCGGATCCCGAGTTCGCCCGTAACGACCCGCAGGGCGCCGCCGGCGAGCTGATCATGTACGGCATGCAGATGGCCGCCGACCGGACGGCGAACCCGCGCGACGATCTGGTGACCAAGCTGGTGCAGGCCGACGTCGAAGGAGGCAAGCTCTCCGACGACGAGTTCGGCTTCTTCGTCATCCTGCTGGCGGTGGCCGGCAATGAGACCACCCGCAATTCGATCACCCACGGCATGACGGCCTTCACCGATTTCCCGGACCAGTGGGAGCTGTACAAGGCACAGCGCCCGAAGACCGCGGTCGACGAGATCGTCCGGTGGGCCACCCCGGTGACGTCATTCCAGCGCACCGCGCTGGTGGATACCGAACTCAGTGGGGTGCAGATCAAGAAGGGCCAGCGGGTGGTGATGTCCTACCGCTCGGCCAACTTCGACGAAGAGGTGTTCGAGGATCCCTTCGCCTTCAACATCCTTCGGGACCCCAACCCGCACGTCGGTTTCGGTGGCACGGGTGCCCACTACTGCATCGGTGCCAACCTGGCCAGGATGACCATCGATCTGATGTTCAACGCGATCGCCGACCACATGCCCAACCTGACAGCCCTGGCCAAACCTGAGCGGCTGCGGTCGGGCTGGCTCAACGGGATCAAGCACTGGCAGGTCGACTACACCGGTGGGAGCAAGAGCGGTGGCGCACAGGCCGATACAGTCGGGGTGTGAGCGACTCGTGGACACTGACCGCTGCTGACGGCGAGTTGCAGATACTGACTAATGTCGGCGGGCCTGCGGCGAAGATGGGCCACCGCCTGACCATCGCCATGGCGTCCTGGCAGGCGACGGTGGGCTGGCGTGCCGGCAAGCCGGTATCCGCGGACTTGGTGGTCGACGTCGACTCGTTGCAGGTGCTCAAGGGCGAGGGTGGTGTCACGCCGCTGTCCGGTCCGGAGAAGGTCGTGGTGCGCGCCAACGCGCTGAAATCCCTCGACGTCAAGAAGCACCCGCAGATCCGGTTCCACGCCGACGGCGTCGCCAAGACCAAAGGCGGCTACCGGATGACGGGTGAGGTGGAGATCCACGGAACCGCTCAGCCTCGGGTGGTCGACCTCGAGGTACGTGACGAGGGCGGCGTCTGGGTGATGACGGCGCAAGTCCCGGTGATCCAGTCCGAGTTCGGGGTGAAGCCGTATTCGTTGCTGATGGGCACGATGAAGGTCGCCGACGAGGTGACCGTGCGGTTCACGGCGCGCCACCCGAAATAGCAGTGGTCTGACCACTTGACCAATGCGACTCGGCAGGACATGCTTGGTTCATGCGCGGTATGACACTGGCCGATGCGGCGCGCGAATTCATGCGCCATCCCACGCCGTGGCTGCTCGGTGGCGCGGTGGTGGCCGCCGCTGTGGCCCGGGTCGCTGTCGGCGACTGGCAGCCCAGCGACGCACTCGTCCCGCTGGCGACCGCGGCGGTGTTCCCGTTCTTCGAGTGGATGATCCACGTCGTCGTCCTGCACTGGCGGCCACGCCGGGTTGGACGGCTCGTCGTCGACCCGGTGCTGGCCCGCAAACACCGTGAGCATCACGTCGCGCCCCGCGACGTCCCGCTGGTATTCATTCCGCTGCAGTCGCTGATCGGCGCGCTGGTCTCGGCCGTGCTCATCGCACTGCTGGCGTTCCCGAGAACAGCCATGGGGCTGACGTTCCTGGTGACAATCCTGGTGTTCGGCCTGCTCTACGAGTGGTGCCACTACCTGATCCACACCGACTACAAGCCGAAAAGTGTTGTCTACCGCGCGATCTGGCGTGACCACCGGCTGCATCACTTCAAGAACGAGCACTACTGGTTCGGCGTGACCACGCCAGGCACCGCCGACCGGGTGTTGCGCACCTACCCGGACCCGGCAACCGTGCCGACCTCACCGACGGCCAGAAACCTGCACGCCGGGGCCGACGGTCGCTAGGCGTTGATGACGACCGGGTCGCCGATGTTGACCTGGCTGAAGTACCACGAGGCGTTGTCCGGGCTGAGATTGATGCAGCCGTGGCTGACATTGGAATAGCCCTGCGATCCCACCGACCACGGCGCCGAGTGCACGTACACCCCACCCCAGGTGATGCGCACCGCGTCGGCGACGGTGAGCTTGTAGCCCTCCGGGTCGCTCAGCGGGATGCCGATGGTGCGGGAGTCCATGACCACCGAGGACTGCTTCTCGAGCACGGTGAACGAGCCGACGGGCGTCGGGTGCTTGGGCTTGCCCATCGAGGCGGGCATCTGCCGGACCACCTGACCGTCGACGCTGACGGTGAACGTGTGCGCCGAGATGTCGGCGACGCCCAGCACGGTGGCACCGGTGCCGAAGCTACGCGGGATGCCGCCCGCCATCATGGTGATCTGCGAATGGGCGGGCCAGAACTGGTCCGGCACCCATTGCACCACGTTGTCCTGCACCCAATCGAACCGGCCGGACAGGCTGGCCGGCGCGGTCACGGTGATCGAGTGTTCGGCCGCCGAACGGTCGATCACCGGCTTAGTGAACGTCACGATGATCGGGTGCGCCACGCCGACAGTCTGGCCGTTGGTCGGCTGGACCGAGGCCACGGTGGCGTCGCCGAATGACGGTGCGATCGAGGCGGTACTCGTGGGGGCGGAGACTGACATGGCCAACACCGCGATGCCTGCGGCGGCAAGTGCCCGTCGAATTGCTCTGACCATTAGCTCCCGTCCTCGTGGAGATCAGCAAAGTCACAGTCTAATTCCTGGCAGCTAGTCCGCCTGGGAATACGCGCGGCACGTGCCACAACGGTGAGATGCAGTCGCTGCAGATGTACCACGCTGGTCTATCAGCGAAACGACGTCCGCCGTTACCCGTTGCCGTCGCGCAGGCCGGACAGGCGCTCCAGAATGCGGGTGCGCAGCGAGGGCTTGGAGGTCGGCACCGGCGGCACCGTGGGCTGGAGGTCGGCAGGCGGCGGGGCCATCGCCTCGACCGGCTGGGCGGCCGGCGGAGCCTCCGTAGGAGCCTGGGCCGGAATGTCGGACACCGACTCCTCGGTCAGGGCAGCCTCGGGTGCGGGGTCGGGTGCGACCTCCGGGGCCGGCAGCTGGACCTGCTCGGGAGCGGGCGGCGCCAGTTGCGGCGGCGGCGCCAGGGGCGCGGTGACCGGGCGTACCGCGGGAGTTTCGGCGGAGGTGACGACCGGATGCGCGGCGCTCGCCGAGTCGCTCTCGGGCAACACCGCGAGGCCGACCGCAACCGAGGCCGACACCACAAAGGTCAGCACCCCGCCGACGACCATCGCCACCGGCGCGCTGTGCGACAGTGGGCGGCGGCGCTGCGGCCGCTCGGGCACGACGAAAAGCGGGTCGTCGAACAGGCCGATGCTGTTGACCGAGGCCAGGGCGGCACCGCGGGCCAGGGCAAGTTCGGCCTCGGCAGGGGCGAACACCGGGATGCCCAGGACCGCTTCGAGCTCCCTGGCGATCTGGTCGAGTTCTTCGCCGGAGCCCAGCACCACCAGACTGTCGGGCTGCCAGCCGTCACGGGCCAGCACGTCGGCCAGCCAGC
Encoded here:
- a CDS encoding nitronate monooxygenase, coding for MHTPLCDELGIEFPIFAFTHCRDVVVAVSKAGGFGVLGAVGFTPEELEIELKWIDEHIGDHPYGVDIVIPNKYEGMNADMSGDELAEMLKKMVPQQHLDFAKKLLSDHGVPTSDADSNALQLLGWTEATATPQVEVALQHPKVTLIANALGTPPVDMIKHIHESGRKVAALCGSPAQARKHAEADVDIIIAQGGEGGGHCGEVGSIVLWPQVVKEVAPRPVLAAGGIGSGQQIAAALALGCQGAWSGSQWLMVEEAHNTPVQQAAYVKATSRDTVRSRSFTGKPCRMLKNDWTEAWQTAGNPEPLGMPLQYMVSGMAVAATNKYPNETVDVAFNPVGQVVGQFTKVDKTATVIERWVQEYLESTSRLDELNEAAAAV
- a CDS encoding ANTAR domain-containing protein, with product MPVPSFQPRDDSRPAELFERILERIHRDLPEALGMAITVHDRRLDDEVAVVAAWGVGQEIVQAQLAGLGGPVVDAFTHQVPVLSLDLFSDDRWPDLNLQAVLDRAPQHSEVWRRAAGSVAVPGVWEGDGTVVLSCTSDRPSTAATVNTLIGYEQLVSAAMLTVGAQDGTAVADMMAVLQSRGAIEQAKGVIMGALGCDAETAWTTLRRASHESNVKLRVLAVALMELISGSPAEQPAVGAPIVPDTTARQAARLLWAVLTHAPKPGSSGR
- a CDS encoding YceI family protein produces the protein MSDSWTLTAADGELQILTNVGGPAAKMGHRLTIAMASWQATVGWRAGKPVSADLVVDVDSLQVLKGEGGVTPLSGPEKVVVRANALKSLDVKKHPQIRFHADGVAKTKGGYRMTGEVEIHGTAQPRVVDLEVRDEGGVWVMTAQVPVIQSEFGVKPYSLLMGTMKVADEVTVRFTARHPK
- a CDS encoding STAS domain-containing protein; translated protein: MTEAQFRVGVAADGTTPVVAASGDIDLANVPQFQDALTRAAEGSAVLTVDLTAVNYCDSAAVRALFSVAAATDLTMIVSSTGPIITLLGISGLDRVATVVARE
- a CDS encoding cytochrome P450; this encodes MMTDVDNLDFFMDRDVVADPYPYLEALQARCPVAREPHHGVWMVTGWEEASEVAGDADRFSSCISVTGPFPGFPVPVEGRDNVAELIAAHRDELPFNDQLPTLDPPVHTDHRALLMRLITPKRLKENEDAMWTMVDRALDDYLTGPGAEFISGFGQPFTLMVIADLLGVPDADRDEFLAEMQRGDHHGGGIGSVKGESLAQSPLEYLYEKFSAYVVDRRANPSGDVLSEMAAATFPDGSIPDPGDVAKVAANLYTAGQETTVRLLSAALQILGDRPDVQQMLRADRSKVGNFIEEALRYESPVKGDFRMSTQAVSLGGVQIPAGSTLMVVNGAANRDPRRFTEPDTFDAARSNARQHIAFGRGIHTCPGAPLARAETRVAIERLLDRTTDIRISEGHHGPAGARTYRYVPTYILRGLTELHLEFDLP
- a CDS encoding aminopeptidase, giving the protein MTVKRLVLVVGAVLFAVGVIALLVPVSTTDGNGGSIGCGNAISADLSAAREANSKTVANVPILNQVVPHADYVAQCQSEVSSRRAWSIPVTVVGLLVGAGALLVGGRTGVGSRT
- a CDS encoding TetR/AcrR family transcriptional regulator, which gives rise to MPIGKPHGEMSTMVATAVASGPQTDTRQRLIDAAIALFIRHSFAGTSLQMIADELGITKAAIYHHFRTREQLLTAVLEPIFAAITTIVEDAEKHRGAHARAERMLTGYARVAVDNPMLVAVLANDPGVHSVVKSNRTWTDMIARQLALFADLDPGPEGLMRARFTYAGLAGSADPRRGGDRDWLQRQLVESGRRTLGLRTPRRTH
- a CDS encoding cytochrome P450 yields the protein MPQPGPNFPPGFDFTDPDLNNERLPVEELAELRRVAPIWWNEQPRNVGGFDDEGYWVVSKHKDVKEISRRSDVFSSLENTALPRYPDNSAVSHKDTGQFILLNMDAPHHTHLRQIVSRAFTPRAVETLRANLAERAQAIAKAAAAEGSGDFVEQVSCELPLQAIADLMGVPQDERKKLFDWSNQMVGEADPEFARNDPQGAAGELIMYGMQMAADRTANPRDDLVTKLVQADVEGGKLSDDEFGFFVILLAVAGNETTRNSITHGMTAFTDFPDQWELYKAQRPKTAVDEIVRWATPVTSFQRTALVDTELSGVQIKKGQRVVMSYRSANFDEEVFEDPFAFNILRDPNPHVGFGGTGAHYCIGANLARMTIDLMFNAIADHMPNLTALAKPERLRSGWLNGIKHWQVDYTGGSKSGGAQADTVGV
- a CDS encoding ferredoxin produces the protein MKAHIDDDRCRGHGVCTTVCPQVFALNDDGYAEVILDEVPDDLADSAREAVAACPENAITLG
- a CDS encoding SDR family NAD(P)-dependent oxidoreductase — translated: MSRTAVVTGGGSGIGAAVVARLRADGYNVAVVDLNPSESDFSYVADVTDRAQLDAALAEIRGALGPVTILVNAAGKDSFRRFTDISFGEWQRIIDINLHGVFHTIQAVLPDMIEAGWGRIVNISSSSTHSGVPYMSAYVAAKSGVNGLTKSLALEYGPAGITVNAVPPGFIDTPMLRNAEARGNLGDIQANINATPVRRIGKPEDIAAACAFFISEEAGYITGQILGVNGGRNT
- a CDS encoding sterol desaturase family protein, with translation MRGMTLADAAREFMRHPTPWLLGGAVVAAAVARVAVGDWQPSDALVPLATAAVFPFFEWMIHVVVLHWRPRRVGRLVVDPVLARKHREHHVAPRDVPLVFIPLQSLIGALVSAVLIALLAFPRTAMGLTFLVTILVFGLLYEWCHYLIHTDYKPKSVVYRAIWRDHRLHHFKNEHYWFGVTTPGTADRVLRTYPDPATVPTSPTARNLHAGADGR